From the Purpureocillium takamizusanense chromosome 6, complete sequence genome, one window contains:
- a CDS encoding uncharacterized protein (EggNog:ENOG503PD3A~TransMembrane:2 (i250-267o304-324i)), whose amino-acid sequence MQGWMGSLLPATEYYYSFPTSSMTTTAFTSNTYTSTQRYLTSRPCCPWPKAPNLTAHHPLSIIMSSSGPPLAGVGRPGPHGSSPANVGIPWDYGQGHGHGFPDDPAPGTRVDLPPPPDPIPPGAGIALHLGPESQIPDHPGSMVGVPQVQPPQAYYPPPPAVAPPPQAVTAAAAAGPGQDLDMRDLKTSCQVGLRELSGMQRLRRESGGAAGVESRIRAQAGLVLGDLRALQDEVRGLVKAAEDHRWRRWIFGGLIATFIPAVRRIFRRGGHDDADADSRLSSNGTEYAFRRSRGLMARIKDGVLGSGSLAKMAFFVFAVLYVFQNEVSLRVARTVQKRVRRLMERVERGDEDVGEKDVRMLDGWRWRVLLW is encoded by the exons ATGcagggatggatgggctcTTTATTACCAGCCACCGAATATTATTACTCCTTCCCGACATCATCCATGACAACAACGGCCTTCACATCAAACACATATACAAGCACACAACGTTACCTGACCTCACGGCCCTGCTGTCCCTGGCCCAAGGCGCCTAATCTAACCGCGCACCACCCACTATCCATCATCATGAGCTCATCCGGCCCGCCCCTCGCTGGCGTTGGGCGCCCCGGCCCCCacggctcctcgcccgccaacgTCGGCATCCCGTGGGACTACGGAcagggccacggccacggcttCCCAGATGACCCAGCGCCCGGGACGCGGGTAGatctcccgccgccccccgaCCCTATTCCTCCCGGTGCCGGCATCGCCCTACATCTTGGCCCAGAGTCGCAGATCCCCGACCACCCGGGCAGCATGGTCGGCGTGCCCCAggtccagccgccgcaggcgTACtatccgcctcctcccgccgtggctcctcctcctcaggctgtcactgcggcggcggcggcgggccccgGCCAGGACCTGGACATGCGCGACCTCAAGACGAGCTGCCAGGTCGGGCTGCGCGAGCTCTCGGGCatgcagcggctgcggcgcgagtcgggcggcgcggcgggcgtcgagtcgcGCATCCGAgcccaggccggcctcgtgctGGGTGacctgcgcgcgctgcaAGATGAGGTCCGTGGGCTCGTCAAGGCTGCCGAGGATcaccggtggcggcgctggatcTTTGGCGGATTAAT AGCAACGTTCATCCCCGCCGTCCGACGCATCtttcgtcgcggcggccacgacgacgccgacgccgactcgCGGCTGTCGTCCAACGGCACCGAGTACGCCTTCCGCCGGTCCAGGGGCCTCATGGCGCGCATCAAGGACGGCGTGCTGGGCTCGGGCTCCCTCGCCAAGATGGCCTTTTTCGTCTTCGCCGTGCTGTACGTGTTCCAGAACGAGGTGTCGCTGCGCGTGGCCCGGACGGTGCAGAAGCGCGTGAGGCGCCTGATGGAGAGGGTCGAGAggggggacgaggacgtgggcgAAAAGGACGTCAGGATGCTCGAcggctggcggtggcgggtgCTGTTGTGGTGA
- a CDS encoding uncharacterized protein (COG:S~EggNog:ENOG503NTX0) produces MNHPHASSMDSVNKLEFHVRQLSTRSVTLFPTRAQVARELANVQLKPGTNEITVFGITPTTDRDSVRVETATTSGLAISDVLVESLPNRDIWEDIYPSDPDCDSDSDDDDAWDKSFRWERAPELQEAYRKEDHLCDMMEAASEKIKNAEARLKYLDAYAKTLDRKRNVSVAEELEAYKRERAKLHEDIVDGKRESRDADRARTRQTRKIEDLKDEYKIAQAKASKAWDRQRKPKTKAREQRARQRMERAKERARICREQEDFWPKMCYAVRITIEAASALTPGCSRRASVATTIDVDVTKQDDGDVSSSSPSPLTCDLLLSYVTSSAHWTPSYDLKLSTTNNTAALSFEAELYNATSETWSNCRVSLSTSQATYSGLDDAVPELAPWRLGLAGNDRYFGRNDNAHQQILRSNKECESVAKWKQQRQRQADTQRPRGDMFGRPRDPPEDSLFGCDRGGVMPEAFPTFGGEAEDIYKKNLFGTPPMRALAPQPAGAIPAAKSMAAPGASLDMMATRSDVLQRNINQVLERGEQMGGSLGNGMDISRAGNGMDVSRAGNGMDSSRAGGLFGTAGAGGESSDEDDDDDGSNSRTGSVVEETGMTTTFDLPGLKTLAPKHSSTKSHVARTTFTGVAYSHTVVAKYKPVAFLQARLRNTSRMTLFRGRAGLTLDGSFLGKATLSRCSPGADMTLSLGIDPAVKVAYPKPAVCRGTGGLFSKENTWVYTRSVLLHNTRGAGAGAASRGGPSHSAASAVSITVRDQVPVSEDDKLRVEVLAPQGLTPGGGVVAAGSAGPETRDGSGSGSGSGVSGSGRDWGRAAASLKRDGEVKWEVSLKAGRAVRLALEFGVAFPTGTWPYNDDREQ; encoded by the exons ATGAATCACCCACACGCATCCAGCATGGACTCGGTCAACAAGCTCGAGTTCCACGTCCGCCAGCTCTCCACGCGCTCCGTCACCCTCTTCCCCACCAGAGCCCAGGTCGCCAGGGAGCTCGCAAACGTCCAGCTCAAG CCCGGCACTAATGAAATCACCGTCTTCGGCATCACCCCCACCACCGACCGAGACTCGGTCCGCGTCGAgacggccaccaccagcggcctcgccatcagcgacgtcctcgtcgagtcGCTGCCGAACCGCGACATTTGGGAGGACATTTATCCCAGCGACCCCGACTgcgactcggactcggacgacgatgacgcctGGGACAAGTCCTTCCGCTGGGAGAGGGCTCCCGAGCTCCAGGAGGCGTACCGCAAAGAGGATCACCTCTGCGACATGATGGAGGCCGCCTCGGAAAAGATCAAAAACGCTGAGGCCCGTCTCAAGTACCTCGACGCCTACGCCAAGACCTTGGACCGCAAGCGCAACGTGTCCGTCGCCGAAGAGCTCGAAGCGTACAAGCGAGAACGCGCCAAGCTGCATGAGGACATCGTGGACGGCAAGCGCGAGtcgcgcgacgccgaccgcGCCAGAACCAGGCAAACGAGGAAGATCGAGGACCTCAAGGACGAATACAAAATCGCCCAAGCGAAGGCGAGCAAGGCATGGGACCGCCAACGCAAGCCCAAGACCAAGGCCCGGGAGCAGCGCGCGAGGCAGCGCATGGAGCGGGCCAAGGAGCGGGCGCGCATCTGCCGCGAGCAAGAGGACTTTTGGCCCAAGATGTGCTACGCGGTGCGCATCACCATCGAGGCTGCCTCGGCCCTGACCCCGGGATGCTCGCGCCGTGCGTCCgtggccaccaccatcgaCGTGGACGTGACCAagcaagacgacggcgacgtctcctcctcgtcgccctcgcccctcACCTGCGACCTGCTCCTGTCCTacgtgacgtcgtcggcgcacTGGACACCCTCGTACGACCTCAAGCTGTCGACGACCAACAACACGGCTGCCCTCAGCTTCGAGGCGGAGCTGTACAACGCCACCTCGGAGACGTGGTCCAACTGCCGCGTCTCGCTGTCCACGTCGCAGGCCACCTATTccgggctcgacgacgcggtgccGGAGCTCGCGCCGTGGCGTCTGGGCCTCGCCGGGAACGACCGGTATTTCGGCCGCAATGACAACGCTCATCAGCAGATCTTGCGGAGCAACAAGGAGTGCGAGAGCGTCGCCAAGtggaagcagcagcggcagcgacaggcGGACACGCAGCGACCCAGGGGGGACATGTTTGGCAGGCCGCGCGACCCGCCAGAGGATTCCCTTTTCGGCTGCGACCGGGGAGGCGTGATGCCGGAGGCTTTCCCGACATTCGGGGGGGAAGCGGAGGACATCTACAAGAAGAATCTCTTCGGGACACCGCCGATGCGTGCACTGGCCCCGCAACCGGCAGGGGCGATCCCTGCCGCAAAGTCGATGGCAGCGCCCGGCGCGAGCCTGGACATGATGGCAACGCGGTCGGATGTGTTGCAGCGGAACATCAACCAGGTTCTGGAGCGCGGTGAGCAGatgggcggcagcctcggcaacggcatgGACATCAGCAGAGCGGGCAATGGCATGGACGTCAGCAGAGCGGGCAACGGCATGGACAGCAGCAGAGCGGGCGGCCTCTTCGGAaccgctggcgccggcggcgagtcgtccgacgaagacgacgacgacgacgggtccAACAGCCGCacgggcagcgtcgtcgaggagacgggcatgacgacgacgtttgATCTCCCCGGGCTCAAGACGCTCGCGCCCAAGCACTCGTCGACCAAGTCACACGTGGCGCGCACCACCTTCACGGGCGTCGCCTACAGCCACACCGTGGTGGCCAAGTACAAGCCCGTCGCGTTCTtgcaggcgcggctgcgcaaCACGTCGCGCATGACGCTCTTccgcgggcgcgccgggcTGACGCTCGACGGCAGCTTCCTCGGCAAGGCGACGCTGTCGCGCTGCAGCCCCGGGGCCGACATGACGCTGAGCCTGGGCAtcgacccggccgtcaaGGTCGCGTACCCGAAGCCGGCGGTGTGCCGCGGCACGGGGGGTCTCTTTAGCAAGGAGAATACGTGGGTGTACACGCGCAGTGTCCTGCTGCACAACAcgcgcggtgctggtgccggaGCTGCGTCCAGGGGTGGCCCCTCgcactcggcggcgtcggcagtgTCCATCACGGTGCGCGACCAGGTGCCCGTGTCGGAGGACGACaagctgcgcgtcgaggtgctcgcgccgcagggcctgacgccgggcggcggggtcgtggcggcggggtcggcgGGGCCCGAGACCCGGgacggctccggctccggctccggctccggtGTCAGCGGGAGCGGCCGGGActggggccgggcggcggcgagcctcaaacgcgacggcgaggtcaagTGGGAGGTGAGCCTCaaggccgggcgggcggtgcggctcgccctcgagTTTGGCGTGGCGTTCCCGACGGGTACGTGGCCGTACAACGACGACCGCGAGCAGTGA